Proteins encoded by one window of Cucurbita pepo subsp. pepo cultivar mu-cu-16 chromosome LG14, ASM280686v2, whole genome shotgun sequence:
- the LOC111810280 gene encoding alanine--glyoxylate aminotransferase 2 homolog 1, mitochondrial-like has translation MAFQKHILKKALREANLKRLIGRSRPAFCSFFSSIPFASAATDPKPVLPPFDYTPKPYKGPLADEVFQKRKKFLGPSLFHYYKKPLNIVEGKMQYLFDENGRRYLDAFAGIVTVSCGHCHPDVLAAVNEQNKLLQHATTIYLHHAIADFAEALAEKMPGNLKVVYFVNSGTEANELAMLMARLYSGNLGMIALRNAYHGGSSNTIGLTALNTWKYPIPQGEIHHVVSPDPYRGIFGSDASSYVKDVQDHIDYGTSGRVAGFIAETIQGVGGAVELAPGYLKPVYDIVRKAGGVCIADEVQTGFGRTGSHYWGFETQGVVPDIVTMAKGIGNGLPLGAVVTTPEIASTMAQKLQFNTFGGNPVCSAGGLAVLRVVDKERRQAHCADVGAHLLERLRGLQEKYEIIGDVRGRGLMIGVEFVTDQKDKTPAKTETAVLFEKLRELGVLVGKGGLHGNVFRIKPPMCFTKDDSDFLVDALDYAISKL, from the exons ATGGCGTTTCAGAAGCATATTTTGAAGAAGGCTCTACGAGAGGCGAACTTGAAGCGGCTCATTGGCCGTTCCAGGCCAGCCTTTTGTAGTTTTTTCTCTTCGATTCCTTTTGCTTCCGCTGCTACTGATCCCAAACCTGTTCTTCCGCCGTTTGATTACACGCCGAAGCCTTACAAAGGACCTCTTGCCGATGAAGTTTTTCAGAAGCGGAAGAAGTTTCTTGGCCCTTCGCTTTTTCACTACTACAAGAAGCCG CTCAACATTGTAGAAGGGAAAATGCAATATTTGTTTGATGAGAATGGGCGGCGGTACCTTGATGCTTTTGCTGGTATTGTTACTGTTTCTTGTGGGCACTGCCATCCTGATGTCTTGGCTGCAGTCAATGAGCAAAACAAGCTTTTACAGCATGCCACAACCATATACCTACACCATGCAATAGCTGATTTTGCTGAAGCATTGGCTGAGAAAATGCCTGGAAACTTGAAG GTTGTATATTTTGTAAACTCCGGGACAGAAGCAAATGAATTAGCCATGCTTATGGCCCGTCTGTACAGTGGTAATCTAGGTATGATTGCATTGAGAAATGCATACCATGGAGGAAGTTCTAACACAATTGGACTGACGGCTTTGAATACATGGAAGTACCCAATACCTCAG GGTGAAATTCATCATGTTGTGAGTCCCGATCCATATCGTGGTATCTTTGGGTCAGATGCTAGTAGTTATGTCAAAGATGTCCAAGATCATATAGATTACGGTACTTCAGGCAGAGTTGCTGGATTTATAGCTGAAACAATTCag GGTGTTGGAGGAGCTGTTGAATTAGCACCTGGATACTTGAAACCCGTTTACGACATTGTTCGGAAGGCTGGTGGTGTTTGTATTGCTGATGAGGTTCAAACTGGCTTCGGCCGTACAGGAAGCCATTATTGGGGCTTTGAGACGCAGGGCGTGGTTCCTGATATAGTAACCATGGCAAAG GGTATTGGAAATGGTTTGCCATTGGGAGCAGTGGTGACAACGCCTGAAATAGCAAGCACGATGGCTCAAAAACTTCAGTTCAACACTTTTGGAGGGAACCCAGTTTGTTCTGCTGGGGGACTTGCAGTTCTAAGAGTTGTTGACAAGGAGAGACGTCAAGCACATTGTGCAGATGTTGGTGCGCACTTACTAGAGCGATTGAGAGGTCTCCaggaaaaatatgaaa TCATAGGAGATGTACGAGGAAGAGGATTAATGATAGGTGTAGAATTCGTGACGGATCAGAAGGACAAAACCCCAGCAAAGACCGAAACCGCAGTATTGTTCGAGAAACTAAGAG AACTGGGCGTTCTCGTGGGGAAAGGAGGTCTGCATGGCAATGTATTTCGAATAAAGCCCCCAATGTGTTTCACAAAAGATGATTCAG ATTTTCTTGTTGATGCTTTGGACTATGCCATTTCAAAGCTGTAA